One Moorella sp. E308F genomic region harbors:
- a CDS encoding metal-dependent hydrolase, whose amino-acid sequence MTARTHALGGFTAALLLAKTGCLGPYWLSLAAVGALGGLLPDVDHPGSYVGRRVPIVSDAVEMAFGHRGATHSLLAVFLFYAAARLTALRFLGGSVAGPLALALAAGYLSHLLLDMLNPQAVPLFWPWKARARFPLPPIIPTGGLLETVAVRGGLYAAAAYLGYAQVAGGAFNFALPGGVHLGGPLGEALVRGWRRFVADLLDVVRCFLGQL is encoded by the coding sequence ATGACCGCCAGAACCCACGCCCTGGGCGGCTTCACGGCCGCCCTTTTGCTCGCCAAAACCGGTTGCCTCGGCCCATACTGGTTGTCGCTGGCGGCCGTCGGAGCGCTGGGCGGCCTTCTGCCGGACGTCGACCACCCCGGCAGCTACGTGGGCCGCAGGGTACCCATCGTGTCAGACGCGGTCGAGATGGCTTTCGGCCACAGAGGCGCGACTCACAGCCTGCTGGCCGTTTTTTTGTTTTACGCCGCGGCCCGGCTGACGGCCCTGCGGTTTTTAGGCGGGAGCGTGGCTGGGCCCTTGGCCCTCGCCCTGGCCGCCGGGTACTTGAGCCACCTGCTCCTCGACATGCTCAACCCCCAGGCCGTGCCGTTGTTCTGGCCTTGGAAAGCCCGGGCGCGGTTCCCGCTGCCGCCTATTATCCCCACCGGTGGCCTCCTGGAGACGGTGGCCGTCCGGGGCGGTCTTTACGCGGCCGCGGCGTACCTCGGCTACGCCCAGGTAGCGGGCGGCGCGTTTAATTTCGCCCTGCCCGGCGGCGTGCATTTGGGCGGGCCGCTGGGGGAGGCATTGGTGCGGGGGTGGCGGAGGTTTGTGGCTGACCTTTTAGACGTGGTGAGGTGTTTTTTAGGCCAATTGTGA
- a CDS encoding DUF4406 domain-containing protein has product MQNDLLKEFEDMIAKYGHIGSTSTYFGNLTPEFPAESPLVCPVPTAIERPKLVYVAHPFADDPEGNKAKAAEICRRIAATYPGVVPICPILVFGFLREPAERRLALMFCLALVERCDELWLAGEWEKSGGCWLERQKAQMLGMPIIDYREG; this is encoded by the coding sequence ATGCAGAACGATTTGCTGAAAGAATTTGAAGATATGATAGCTAAATACGGCCATATCGGGTCGACGTCGACATATTTTGGGAATCTCACCCCGGAATTCCCTGCCGAAAGTCCTCTCGTTTGTCCCGTACCTACCGCGATCGAGCGGCCGAAGCTGGTCTACGTCGCCCACCCTTTCGCCGATGACCCGGAAGGGAACAAGGCGAAAGCGGCGGAGATATGCCGCCGGATCGCCGCCACGTATCCGGGCGTCGTGCCGATATGCCCCATCCTGGTGTTTGGTTTTCTCCGCGAACCGGCGGAAAGGAGGTTGGCTTTAATGTTTTGTCTCGCTTTGGTTGAACGGTGCGACGAGCTGTGGCTGGCCGGGGAATGGGAAAAGTCGGGAGGCTGCTGGCTGGAGCGGCAGAAGGCGCAGATGTTGGGGATGCCGATAATCGACTATCGCGAAGGATGA
- a CDS encoding DNA methyltransferase — translation MPDFEVRCGDCRELLKSLPDESVDLILTSPPYWSLRDYGPAAETVWGGEPGCAHEWERHPEGWPNRGGEPRGGEAKRPELNWEKTPPSGAFCRKCGAWRGQLGLEPDWRMYVDHLREIFSECRRVLKKSGNLAVVLGDTFARNPAKGGSGPGSKEQAYPSARPRTARTDPDKMKLGIPWRVRFVLNDDGWISRDDIIWRKSNCIPSSVRTRFSTVYEAVFRFIKDTTPGPYAQIRSSAPPEIEREFRRRCSAWGSVGVLPLERCETDWRQHLVRLDTYFDLDAVREPHASSTNARYL, via the coding sequence ATGCCTGATTTCGAGGTTCGTTGCGGCGACTGCCGCGAATTGCTTAAAAGTTTACCCGACGAGTCGGTCGACCTCATCCTCACCTCGCCCCCATATTGGTCGCTCCGCGACTACGGCCCGGCGGCCGAAACGGTGTGGGGCGGGGAACCGGGGTGCGCCCACGAGTGGGAGCGGCACCCGGAAGGGTGGCCGAACCGCGGCGGGGAACCGCGCGGTGGCGAGGCGAAGAGGCCTGAATTGAATTGGGAGAAAACGCCCCCCAGTGGCGCTTTCTGCCGCAAATGCGGCGCGTGGCGTGGGCAATTGGGCCTGGAGCCGGATTGGCGGATGTACGTCGACCACTTGCGGGAAATCTTCAGCGAGTGCCGCCGCGTACTCAAAAAGAGCGGCAACCTGGCGGTCGTCCTCGGCGACACTTTCGCCCGCAACCCCGCCAAAGGCGGCAGCGGGCCGGGGTCGAAAGAGCAGGCTTACCCAAGTGCCCGCCCGCGGACAGCCCGAACCGATCCGGATAAAATGAAACTCGGCATACCATGGCGGGTACGCTTTGTTCTTAATGACGACGGGTGGATAAGCAGGGATGACATTATCTGGAGAAAGAGCAACTGCATACCCTCTTCTGTCCGCACCAGGTTCAGCACGGTCTATGAGGCCGTGTTTCGTTTTATCAAGGATACCACTCCCGGCCCCTACGCCCAGATCCGCTCTTCGGCCCCGCCGGAAATCGAGCGGGAATTCAGGCGGCGCTGTTCGGCGTGGGGTTCGGTCGGCGTCTTACCCTTGGAGAGGTGCGAGACGGATTGGCGACAGCACCTCGTCCGTCTGGACACTTATTTCGACTTGGACGCCGTGCGCGAGCCGCACGCTTCTTCGACGAATGCCCGCTATTTGTAA
- a CDS encoding DUF4417 domain-containing protein, producing the protein MLCGECGGCPAYLDGFCSGCPGCGRLSLKCEPGRQCRACGYICPDRPGVWDAVYGKYKGLALPAGEVVSPDLPPYLPVVTAPLHERPGPNDLPWAAVHGGKFRVRAWEKGIRETAGLPEGTEVILDLYVPDEAIKSFLKRKDRWPAALKANRAAAFAPNVSVYEDSPRMEHLLAMKASALAALEFSKAGIPVVVDVSWYEKADLDRWAAFIRESGAGCAAFSFQTVGRQNKGGSAWKGYLAGFRYFCSLVPPSVRVAVVGAVSPQRLPAVAAAAGKRPLTLVDTVSFVSARRGMLVFSSRARDARKEGRDMPLDRLFFENARRVKGFWEGLLGGKSEGRSEN; encoded by the coding sequence ATGCTCTGCGGCGAATGCGGCGGCTGCCCGGCATACCTGGACGGCTTCTGCTCGGGCTGTCCGGGCTGCGGCAGGCTGTCTCTGAAATGCGAGCCGGGCAGGCAGTGCCGGGCGTGCGGCTACATCTGCCCGGACCGGCCCGGCGTCTGGGACGCCGTCTACGGGAAATATAAGGGGCTGGCCCTCCCAGCGGGGGAGGTAGTTTCGCCGGACCTTCCGCCCTACCTCCCCGTCGTGACGGCGCCTCTGCACGAAAGGCCGGGGCCAAATGATCTGCCGTGGGCGGCGGTCCACGGCGGCAAGTTCCGTGTCCGGGCGTGGGAAAAAGGGATCCGGGAGACGGCCGGGCTGCCGGAAGGGACGGAGGTTATCCTGGACCTCTACGTCCCCGACGAGGCCATCAAAAGTTTCTTAAAGCGGAAGGACCGTTGGCCGGCGGCCCTCAAGGCCAACCGGGCGGCGGCTTTCGCGCCCAACGTGTCGGTCTACGAGGATTCCCCCAGGATGGAGCACCTTCTGGCCATGAAGGCTTCGGCCCTGGCCGCCCTGGAGTTTTCCAAGGCGGGCATCCCGGTCGTCGTCGACGTTTCGTGGTACGAAAAGGCCGACCTGGACAGGTGGGCGGCGTTCATAAGGGAAAGCGGCGCGGGGTGCGCCGCTTTTTCCTTCCAGACGGTGGGCCGGCAGAACAAGGGCGGCTCCGCGTGGAAAGGGTACCTGGCCGGTTTCCGGTATTTCTGCTCCCTGGTCCCGCCGTCCGTGCGGGTGGCGGTGGTGGGGGCGGTCTCGCCCCAAAGGCTCCCGGCCGTCGCCGCCGCGGCCGGAAAACGGCCTTTGACCCTGGTGGACACAGTGAGCTTCGTCTCGGCGCGGCGGGGCATGCTCGTCTTTTCGTCCCGCGCCAGAGACGCCCGGAAAGAGGGCAGGGATATGCCGCTGGACCGGCTTTTCTTTGAGAACGCCCGGCGGGTAAAGGGGTTTTGGGAAGGATTGCTCGGGGGCAAAAGCGAGGGAAGGTCGGAAAATTGA
- a CDS encoding amidoligase family protein: MTASGAGAGGGTAAASGGAPLEVAPEPVVVNNVYSRTRRRSENVTVSFTGPMAAVVHSGSGHVYNVVCEPGRYSCECPDFTIRHHRDPNYACRHVLAALRAAGQAAPGNVAAASAAAEAAAAHVPRRAEDAAATGRQDSVAGVWAEGTASYAAAGQVEPEIVAADDAAFAELWQQAQNPPEYLYSDVLPNPNMTFGVEIEFDGGDRQAIARDLYEEGLIASPWQSGYHGGRSNPNLWAFETDASVTGGELVSPVFRDTPTAWQQIEKVCEIVRRHGGQATARCGGHVHIGTAAPLDSRNRRWDRLLRLVKANEDLLFRMAAGGESGGTHRGTSYVVPVANRETLDNTGHYHAVNKRRETVEFRYFNGTLDPRQIQTNVRIAAGLVDTAAKDDPAVDSRIPDRVLARGTQARRQTIGGEPENHSVVREFLDTVFTRARDKAAALWLYATSRWQPAS; encoded by the coding sequence ATGACCGCATCTGGCGCAGGGGCTGGCGGCGGGACGGCCGCCGCGTCCGGCGGCGCCCCGTTAGAGGTCGCGCCGGAGCCCGTCGTCGTCAACAACGTCTATTCCCGGACGCGGAGACGTTCCGAGAACGTGACGGTCAGTTTCACCGGCCCCATGGCGGCCGTCGTCCACAGCGGCAGCGGCCACGTTTACAATGTGGTCTGCGAACCCGGGCGTTATTCGTGCGAGTGCCCGGATTTCACGATCAGGCACCACCGCGACCCCAACTACGCATGCCGGCACGTGCTGGCGGCGTTGAGAGCTGCGGGCCAGGCGGCGCCCGGAAATGTGGCGGCGGCGTCGGCGGCCGCGGAGGCCGCGGCGGCACACGTGCCCAGGCGGGCGGAAGACGCGGCCGCGACCGGACGGCAAGACAGCGTGGCCGGGGTCTGGGCGGAAGGCACGGCGTCTTACGCCGCCGCCGGCCAGGTCGAGCCGGAAATCGTGGCGGCGGACGACGCGGCGTTCGCGGAGCTCTGGCAGCAGGCCCAGAACCCGCCGGAATACCTGTATTCGGACGTCTTGCCCAACCCGAACATGACGTTCGGGGTGGAGATCGAGTTCGACGGCGGCGACCGGCAGGCCATCGCCCGCGACCTGTACGAGGAAGGGCTCATCGCTTCGCCGTGGCAGAGCGGGTACCACGGCGGCCGGAGCAACCCAAACCTCTGGGCGTTCGAGACGGACGCTTCCGTGACCGGCGGCGAGCTCGTCTCCCCGGTTTTCCGCGACACGCCCACGGCGTGGCAGCAAATCGAGAAAGTCTGCGAGATCGTCCGGCGGCACGGCGGGCAGGCGACGGCCCGCTGCGGCGGCCACGTCCACATCGGCACGGCCGCACCCCTCGATTCCCGGAACCGCCGCTGGGACAGGCTGTTACGGCTCGTCAAGGCCAACGAAGACCTTTTGTTCCGGATGGCTGCGGGCGGCGAGTCCGGCGGCACGCACCGCGGCACCAGCTACGTGGTTCCTGTGGCCAACAGGGAGACCCTGGACAACACCGGCCACTACCACGCCGTCAACAAGCGCCGCGAGACGGTCGAATTCCGCTATTTCAACGGCACCCTCGACCCGCGGCAGATCCAGACGAACGTCCGCATCGCAGCCGGACTGGTGGACACGGCCGCAAAAGACGACCCGGCGGTTGACAGCCGCATACCGGACCGCGTCCTCGCCCGGGGCACCCAGGCGCGGCGGCAGACAATTGGCGGCGAGCCTGAAAACCACAGCGTGGTGAGGGAATTCCTGGACACGGTGTTCACCCGCGCCCGCGACAAAGCGGCCGCCCTCTGGCTATATGCCACGAGCCGGTGGCAGCCAGCGTCGTAA
- a CDS encoding DUF3368 domain-containing protein produces MGKRQTLVTDTNLWIDLDKGDLILQMFRLPYKLVAPDAIIAELDEPDGFKLVALGLEKEELSGAEVLKVLEYARKYKKPSRPDLFALVLAQRLKSPLITGDWDLRVAARQEGIEVHGTLWVIDKFVEMKMVAPKTASDSLKKMLGVGRRLPEDECKKKN; encoded by the coding sequence ATGGGAAAAAGACAAACTCTAGTTACTGATACCAATTTATGGATAGATTTAGATAAGGGTGATCTAATATTACAGATGTTTCGCCTTCCTTACAAATTGGTCGCACCAGATGCAATAATCGCAGAGTTAGATGAACCAGATGGCTTTAAACTTGTAGCTCTGGGTTTAGAAAAAGAAGAGTTATCGGGAGCGGAAGTACTTAAAGTTTTGGAGTATGCAAGAAAATACAAAAAACCATCTAGACCCGATTTATTTGCATTAGTTTTAGCCCAAAGACTTAAAAGTCCTTTAATAACAGGAGATTGGGATTTAAGGGTTGCGGCAAGACAAGAAGGGATCGAAGTCCATGGGACTTTGTGGGTTATAGACAAATTTGTCGAAATGAAGATGGTTGCGCCTAAAACAGCTTCGGATTCTTTGAAAAAAATGCTAGGTGTTGGAAGAAGACTACCTGAAGATGAATGCAAAAAAAAGAATTGA
- a CDS encoding helix-turn-helix domain-containing protein — MAIGDRIKSARLAAGFSMRQLAERAGISHNAISKYEKGLDIPSSGVLLRLANALSIKIEYFFRENTVELSVPSYRKKASLTKKGEESILAQVKDWLERYLEVESLFPDEEVFTQFSLSEGAIDRYITSVEEAERVAQQLREFWQLGNDPIDNLTELLEEKGIKIGLIDGAMEFDACILEEKKLGPVIVIKKELPGDRHRFNLAHELGHAIIKIKEGINIDKERACHRFAGAFLVPAEAVRRELGNKRNTIDLLELHLLKHKYGLSMQGWIFRAKDLGIIPESEADRLFKLFRVKKWYNNEPGDQLPPEKPERLKRLVLRALSEGIISEPRAAELLGKSLQEFWQEVEEQHKWEKDKL, encoded by the coding sequence ATGGCAATTGGAGACCGCATTAAAAGTGCCCGGCTGGCTGCGGGTTTTAGCATGCGGCAGTTGGCCGAACGTGCGGGGATAAGTCATAATGCAATTTCTAAGTATGAGAAAGGCCTTGATATACCTAGCTCTGGTGTATTATTAAGGTTAGCTAATGCACTCTCGATAAAAATTGAGTATTTTTTCCGTGAAAACACCGTTGAACTATCAGTACCATCTTATCGAAAAAAAGCCTCTCTCACAAAAAAGGGCGAAGAATCTATCCTTGCACAAGTAAAAGACTGGCTCGAAAGATACTTAGAAGTGGAAAGCTTGTTTCCTGACGAAGAAGTCTTTACACAGTTTTCTCTTTCCGAGGGAGCAATTGATAGGTATATAACCTCTGTTGAAGAAGCCGAACGAGTAGCACAGCAATTAAGGGAATTTTGGCAACTTGGTAATGACCCAATTGATAATTTGACTGAGTTACTGGAAGAAAAAGGTATTAAAATTGGTTTAATCGATGGTGCAATGGAGTTTGATGCATGTATTCTTGAAGAAAAAAAACTAGGTCCAGTTATTGTAATTAAGAAGGAATTACCTGGAGATCGTCATCGTTTTAACTTAGCTCATGAACTAGGACACGCAATAATTAAAATAAAAGAGGGTATAAACATAGATAAGGAACGTGCCTGTCATAGGTTCGCGGGTGCTTTTTTGGTTCCTGCGGAAGCAGTAAGACGTGAGTTAGGAAATAAACGAAACACAATTGACTTATTGGAGCTTCACTTGTTGAAACACAAATATGGTCTTAGTATGCAGGGATGGATATTTAGGGCTAAAGATCTAGGCATTATCCCGGAAAGCGAAGCAGACAGGTTATTTAAGCTTTTTCGCGTTAAAAAGTGGTATAACAATGAACCGGGAGACCAACTACCTCCTGAAAAACCGGAACGTCTAAAAAGGTTAGTATTAAGGGCATTGTCAGAAGGTATTATTTCTGAACCTCGCGCAGCTGAACTTCTTGGTAAGTCGCTACAAGAATTTTGGCAGGAGGTAGAGGAACAGCATAAATGGGAAAAAGACAAACTCTAG
- a CDS encoding 3D domain-containing protein, which yields MLDSHPTPARRSGPGTSGYSKRRKIAGIAVLAVSAALLFSAGGGKQYDASFFVGSPSAGACSPVVSVESFPCGQRGAGETAQGGYRPESTGGTEKAGKPEASPAGGRNYADAYGQHVAIAAASRGVPSGRGLGDGPVEMEIVATGYSASREEGTEDGVTATGTRVRRGVAAVDPRVIPLGSEMYVPGYGWARAEDTGGAIKGRRVDLFFPSREEALRWGVKKVKVVIERFGKN from the coding sequence ATGCTGGACAGCCACCCAACCCCGGCCCGAAGAAGCGGGCCGGGGACCAGCGGCTATTCCAAACGCCGGAAGATCGCAGGCATCGCCGTCCTAGCCGTTTCGGCGGCACTTTTATTTTCGGCTGGCGGCGGAAAACAATACGATGCTTCGTTTTTCGTCGGCAGCCCCAGTGCTGGGGCATGCTCGCCCGTCGTCAGCGTCGAAAGTTTTCCCTGCGGCCAGCGTGGGGCGGGAGAAACGGCACAAGGGGGATACCGCCCGGAGAGCACGGGCGGCACGGAAAAGGCCGGGAAGCCGGAAGCGTCTCCGGCGGGCGGCCGCAATTACGCCGACGCCTACGGCCAGCATGTCGCCATAGCCGCCGCTTCCCGCGGCGTGCCGTCGGGCCGCGGATTGGGGGACGGCCCGGTGGAAATGGAAATAGTGGCCACGGGCTATTCGGCCAGCCGCGAGGAAGGCACCGAAGACGGCGTCACGGCGACGGGAACGAGAGTCCGCAGGGGCGTGGCCGCCGTCGACCCGAGGGTGATACCGCTCGGCTCCGAGATGTACGTCCCGGGCTACGGCTGGGCCAGGGCGGAAGACACCGGCGGGGCCATCAAAGGCCGCCGCGTCGACCTGTTTTTCCCGTCGCGGGAAGAGGCGCTGCGGTGGGGTGTAAAGAAAGTTAAAGTAGTGATCGAGCGATTTGGAAAAAACTGA
- a CDS encoding ATP-binding protein has translation MPVNDVVTLLEAVRAEYERRRGRRDQLLELKAEREARLQETRRKAETVEAAARVFYAASAAARENARARLERAVTSALRAVFGPGVSFAVEVGDRRGRPEAEFYIVSEYGGDTLKTPVLDARGGGVVDVASLALRAAVAAAVTPPGAPVVLDEPGKHLSEGYSRALGQLLKAIADETGRQFIVVTHDPRVAEAADRTFRVEIEGGESRVRAV, from the coding sequence ATGCCAGTTAACGACGTGGTCACCCTCCTCGAAGCCGTCCGCGCCGAGTACGAGCGGCGGCGGGGGCGGCGCGACCAATTGCTGGAACTAAAGGCGGAACGGGAAGCGAGGCTTCAGGAGACGCGGCGCAAGGCCGAGACCGTGGAAGCGGCGGCCCGCGTCTTCTACGCCGCTTCGGCGGCGGCCCGGGAGAACGCCCGGGCGCGGCTGGAGCGGGCCGTCACGTCCGCCCTCCGTGCGGTCTTCGGCCCCGGCGTTTCTTTCGCCGTCGAGGTGGGCGACCGGCGCGGCCGCCCGGAAGCCGAGTTTTACATTGTGTCCGAGTACGGCGGAGACACGCTAAAGACGCCCGTCCTGGACGCCCGCGGCGGGGGCGTGGTCGACGTGGCGTCCCTGGCGCTGCGGGCGGCCGTGGCCGCCGCCGTTACGCCGCCCGGCGCGCCGGTCGTGCTGGACGAGCCGGGCAAGCACCTGTCCGAAGGCTACAGCCGGGCGCTGGGGCAATTGCTGAAAGCCATCGCGGACGAGACTGGACGCCAGTTTATCGTCGTGACCCACGACCCGCGGGTGGCCGAGGCGGCGGACCGGACTTTCCGGGTGGAGATCGAGGGCGGCGAGAGCAGGGTAAGGGCGGTTTGA
- a CDS encoding ATP-binding protein produces MIRKLTIENFQSHSHTELNLSPGVNVILGETDSGKSAVVRALRWLWFNEPRGDGFVRRGTRNCRVRAELGDGTASTDEGVVTVERAREGSRNLYRVVTPGGREEVYEGFGSAVPEEAARAAGAVRVEANGVTLTPSLANQMDPPFVIGESPATAAAVVGLVSRAETFDAALRDANADAARLKREARSLEEEIAAFGRQLEEFADLPAWEEALAGAGAALDAARRAEARKERLLALAAARRDALTEIVAAEAVLDAAAGVGVAAVIVVAMGGKTAHLKALKALRAAYMENEAALGESEAVLERTLRVGEAARTCGDAAEALARMKRLEELRRGRRDAAAELAAAEARLRATSGAGEAGRALAAAAETLSRLGVLRSLAASVKEASRELSSAERAAEATKGLREAGELLDGTLKTLRRLDSLYALVKGSAAAVWEASEAQSEVEKAASLAGRATEDLAAALAELGRCPVCFRTIERGEIDGIIKNFVDR; encoded by the coding sequence ATGATCCGCAAACTCACAATCGAAAACTTCCAATCCCATTCCCATACCGAACTAAACCTTTCCCCCGGCGTGAACGTTATCCTCGGCGAGACCGATTCCGGCAAGTCGGCCGTTGTCCGCGCCCTCCGCTGGCTCTGGTTCAACGAGCCGCGGGGCGACGGCTTCGTCCGCCGCGGCACCCGCAATTGCCGGGTGCGGGCCGAGCTCGGTGACGGAACCGCGTCTACCGATGAAGGGGTTGTAACGGTGGAGCGTGCCCGCGAGGGAAGCCGCAACCTGTACCGCGTCGTCACCCCCGGTGGTCGGGAAGAGGTCTACGAGGGCTTCGGAAGCGCGGTCCCTGAAGAGGCGGCGCGGGCCGCCGGGGCGGTCCGGGTCGAGGCGAACGGCGTGACCCTCACGCCGTCTCTGGCCAACCAGATGGACCCGCCGTTCGTCATCGGGGAATCCCCGGCCACCGCCGCGGCGGTCGTCGGGCTGGTCTCGCGGGCGGAAACGTTCGACGCCGCACTGCGGGACGCCAACGCCGACGCCGCGAGGCTTAAACGAGAGGCACGGTCGCTGGAAGAAGAGATCGCCGCTTTCGGTCGCCAGCTGGAAGAATTCGCCGACCTTCCGGCGTGGGAGGAAGCCTTAGCCGGGGCCGGGGCCGCTCTGGACGCGGCCCGGCGGGCGGAGGCACGCAAAGAAAGGCTCCTCGCCCTGGCCGCCGCCCGGCGGGACGCCCTGACGGAAATCGTCGCTGCGGAAGCCGTCCTGGACGCCGCCGCGGGGGTGGGCGTGGCCGCCGTGATAGTAGTGGCTATGGGGGGCAAGACCGCGCATCTTAAGGCATTGAAGGCTTTACGGGCGGCATACATGGAGAACGAGGCCGCGTTAGGAGAATCTGAAGCGGTCCTCGAGCGGACGCTCCGCGTGGGAGAAGCCGCCCGGACGTGCGGGGACGCCGCGGAAGCCCTTGCCCGGATGAAGCGGCTGGAAGAATTGCGGCGCGGGCGGCGGGACGCGGCGGCCGAACTCGCGGCGGCCGAAGCGCGGCTGCGGGCTACGTCCGGGGCCGGTGAGGCCGGGCGGGCGCTTGCGGCGGCGGCTGAAACTCTGTCCCGGCTGGGCGTATTGCGCTCCCTGGCGGCCTCCGTCAAGGAGGCGTCCCGCGAATTGTCGTCCGCGGAACGGGCGGCAGAAGCAACCAAAGGGCTACGGGAGGCCGGCGAGCTCCTGGACGGCACGTTGAAGACTCTTCGCCGCCTGGATTCCCTCTACGCTTTAGTCAAGGGGTCCGCCGCGGCGGTATGGGAAGCGTCGGAAGCCCAAAGCGAGGTGGAAAAAGCCGCGTCCCTGGCGGGGCGGGCCACGGAAGACCTGGCGGCGGCCCTGGCCGAACTGGGCCGGTGCCCGGTGTGCTTCAGAACGATTGAAAGGGGCGAAATCGATGGCATCATTAAAAACTTTGTCGACCGCTAA
- a CDS encoding DUF3467 domain-containing protein: protein MPEKTYVYANLMQIRSGALDFAINFQMFDVEGKVVNEYEVHLSPQAAKLFATALSHQVKEYEARFGELPELYTENGKQQDEINSKQLQ, encoded by the coding sequence ATGCCTGAAAAGACGTATGTATACGCCAACTTGATGCAGATCCGTAGCGGAGCATTGGATTTTGCGATTAACTTTCAGATGTTCGACGTTGAAGGAAAGGTTGTAAACGAATATGAGGTACACCTTTCCCCCCAGGCGGCAAAACTATTCGCGACAGCTTTAAGCCACCAGGTCAAAGAGTACGAAGCCAGGTTTGGTGAGCTTCCGGAATTGTATACAGAAAATGGGAAACAGCAAGACGAAATAAACTCGAAACAACTTCAATAA
- a CDS encoding TROVE domain-containing protein, giving the protein MSRATSIFNPSVPCPTTVNREGYIAYERPLEEQYLQVLLTNTLGNTYYATSDQLLQEAEQVHAAMLEKDPEFAAKALVFARNEGFMRLQPVFGLAKLAGVRPDLFARVFDRVILIPSDLQDFFTVLKSIGRGQGGRAIKRATARWLNNKLSEYWAVKYNGRGRGYSLGDVVRTVHPAPAGAKQSALFAYLAGRDCDASLLPQVAAFEALKRAQTPEERARLIGEGRLPHEAVTGVGGLDKECWRALVPQLPAFALLRNLNTLECHGVLDEYREYISARLTDREALRRAKILPFRFLKAFREVKQPWLKDVLREAVEATFGNLPEIPGKTAVFLDKSGSMAGEYLLIGSVFALALYKKTGGNSIFWTFNTRVEEEDISIHDSILSQASKFRASGGTDVAAPVRRLVERRVFVDNIIVITDEQQNVGGPIYKALVKYRQKVNDRVKVFVIDVAPYRSALVPPVDPLTFYVYGWSDTVLQYISFAVQGYGGMLDMVNKTAI; this is encoded by the coding sequence ATGTCCCGTGCTACCTCCATTTTCAACCCTTCCGTCCCCTGTCCGACTACGGTCAACCGCGAAGGCTACATAGCCTACGAACGGCCGCTCGAAGAGCAGTATTTGCAAGTGCTCCTCACCAACACCCTGGGCAATACATATTACGCCACCAGCGACCAGCTCCTCCAGGAAGCGGAGCAGGTCCACGCCGCCATGCTCGAAAAAGACCCAGAGTTTGCGGCAAAGGCATTGGTCTTCGCCCGCAACGAAGGCTTCATGCGGCTCCAGCCGGTGTTCGGCCTGGCCAAGCTGGCGGGCGTGCGGCCTGACCTGTTCGCCCGCGTGTTCGACCGGGTAATCCTGATCCCGTCCGACCTCCAGGATTTCTTCACCGTCCTTAAGTCTATAGGCCGCGGCCAGGGCGGCCGGGCTATCAAGCGGGCCACGGCCCGGTGGCTCAATAACAAGCTCTCCGAATACTGGGCCGTGAAATACAACGGCCGCGGGCGGGGCTATTCCCTGGGCGACGTCGTGCGGACCGTCCACCCGGCGCCCGCCGGGGCGAAGCAATCCGCCCTGTTCGCCTACCTGGCCGGGCGGGACTGCGACGCCTCCCTGCTCCCCCAGGTCGCGGCGTTCGAGGCGTTGAAGCGGGCACAGACGCCCGAAGAGCGGGCGCGGCTGATCGGGGAAGGCCGCTTGCCGCACGAGGCCGTCACCGGGGTCGGCGGCCTGGACAAAGAATGCTGGCGTGCCCTCGTGCCGCAATTGCCCGCCTTTGCGCTTCTGCGGAATTTGAACACGCTGGAGTGCCACGGCGTGCTGGACGAGTATAGGGAATATATTTCTGCACGGCTGACCGACAGGGAAGCCCTGCGCAGGGCCAAAATTTTGCCTTTCCGCTTCCTCAAGGCGTTCCGAGAAGTCAAGCAACCCTGGCTGAAAGACGTTTTGCGGGAAGCGGTCGAAGCGACGTTCGGCAACCTCCCGGAGATCCCCGGAAAGACGGCGGTCTTCCTGGACAAGTCCGGGTCGATGGCCGGGGAATACCTGCTTATCGGGAGCGTTTTCGCCCTTGCTCTCTATAAGAAGACCGGGGGTAATTCCATTTTCTGGACATTCAATACCAGGGTGGAGGAAGAAGATATCTCGATACACGATTCTATCCTCTCCCAGGCGAGCAAGTTCCGGGCCTCCGGCGGCACGGACGTGGCCGCGCCGGTGCGGCGGTTGGTCGAGAGAAGGGTGTTCGTCGACAATATAATCGTCATCACTGATGAGCAGCAGAACGTTGGCGGTCCCATTTATAAAGCGCTTGTTAAATACCGACAGAAGGTGAACGATCGGGTCAAGGTTTTCGTTATAGACGTGGCGCCCTACAGGTCCGCTCTGGTACCGCCGGTCGACCCGTTGACGTTTTACGTTTACGGTTGGTCCGACACGGTTTTGCAATATATTTCTTTCGCGGTCCAGGGGTACGGGGGCATGTTGGACATGGTTAATAAAACGGCTATTTAG